The Arthrobacter sp. NicSoilC5 genome has a window encoding:
- a CDS encoding methyltransferase, whose protein sequence is MTTPAIDTSADFARPDQGIVDRLAKLPAANIGDAMDRLGVADSAIQAVWPGAKLAGPAFTVWTRPGDNKGIHAALQQASPGDVIVVAGGADESRALLGELIGERAINLGVAGFALDGAARDAEALGEIGMPVFARATSPAGPYKDGPFRLGTAVAFGGVPVLPGDVIVGDSDGVVVVPREQAAAVAEAAEAVFADETGRRQAIVAARN, encoded by the coding sequence GACCGGCTCGCCAAGCTGCCCGCTGCCAATATCGGTGACGCCATGGACCGGCTCGGCGTGGCGGACTCCGCCATCCAGGCCGTGTGGCCCGGTGCGAAGCTCGCCGGACCGGCGTTCACCGTGTGGACCCGTCCCGGCGACAACAAGGGCATCCATGCCGCCCTGCAGCAGGCCAGTCCGGGAGATGTCATTGTGGTCGCCGGCGGCGCCGATGAATCCCGCGCCCTCCTGGGTGAACTGATCGGGGAGCGCGCCATCAACCTCGGCGTCGCGGGCTTCGCGCTGGACGGAGCAGCGCGCGACGCCGAGGCGCTGGGTGAGATCGGCATGCCCGTCTTCGCCCGGGCTACTTCGCCCGCCGGCCCCTACAAGGACGGCCCGTTCAGGCTGGGAACCGCCGTAGCCTTCGGCGGCGTCCCCGTCCTGCCCGGCGATGTCATTGTGGGTGACTCCGACGGCGTGGTGGTTGTCCCCCGGGAGCAGGCCGCCGCCGTCGCCGAAGCCGCCGAAGCGGTGTTCGCGGATGAAACCGGCCGCCGCCAGGCCATCGTCGCCGCCCGCAACTGA
- a CDS encoding NAD(P)-dependent oxidoreductase translates to MTACTVIGLGEAGATYAAALAAAGHQVTGFDPVAPTTPEGVTRMATAAEACAGADIVLVMTGAAAARNVAQECLPVLGDGSVYADFTSSSPGVMQELGQLPSKAGFADVAILGPVSALGEKTPLMVSGPGAQAVAGLLRPLGVQVEIADGEPGAAMAHKLLRSVLMKGLASVVVEAVTAGKAAGLEDWIRGQIANQLAGDGQAVIDRFLTGSAKHAVRRSKEMQDTASYLSDLGVPAEMTTASAAALARMAQNAEPALR, encoded by the coding sequence ATGACAGCGTGCACCGTCATTGGCCTCGGCGAAGCCGGAGCCACCTATGCCGCAGCGCTCGCAGCTGCGGGCCACCAGGTCACCGGGTTCGACCCCGTGGCCCCCACCACCCCGGAAGGCGTCACTCGGATGGCCACGGCGGCCGAAGCATGTGCCGGGGCAGACATCGTCCTGGTGATGACCGGAGCGGCAGCTGCCCGCAACGTGGCGCAGGAATGCCTGCCGGTCCTGGGTGACGGCAGCGTCTACGCCGACTTCACATCCTCCTCCCCGGGCGTCATGCAGGAACTCGGACAGCTGCCCAGCAAGGCCGGCTTTGCCGACGTCGCCATCCTTGGCCCCGTCTCCGCGCTGGGGGAAAAGACGCCGCTGATGGTGAGCGGCCCCGGCGCCCAGGCTGTTGCCGGCCTGCTGCGTCCCCTCGGCGTGCAGGTGGAAATCGCCGACGGCGAGCCTGGGGCTGCGATGGCCCACAAACTGCTGCGCAGCGTCCTCATGAAGGGCCTGGCGTCCGTGGTGGTGGAAGCGGTCACGGCCGGCAAGGCAGCCGGCCTGGAGGACTGGATCCGCGGCCAGATCGCGAACCAACTGGCAGGGGACGGCCAGGCTGTCATCGACAGGTTCCTCACCGGAAGCGCCAAGCACGCCGTCCGCCGCTCCAAGGAAATGCAGGACACCGCCAGCTACCTCTCGGACCTCGGTGTCCCGGCCGAGATGACCACCGCCTCCGCCGCAGCCCTCGCCCGGATGGCCCAGAACGCGGAACCGGCCTTGCGCTGA
- a CDS encoding TRAP transporter large permease subunit codes for MIGIWALGAYLAVILLWTTAIKRSVGEAMILGFLVVLPFTGAAAAQVGWSAFYSAATDEIVYATMAFVFMGYLLDKGGVLDRLIDLLNSLIGGVKGGPAWVSTVASAGLGGVVHNQAAIAATVGSVTIPWMEKSKLDKPAAATLVAGNAGMGITFPFSASMFVLVGSATVGPLLDINALVLPLLFGGLWCFLHRLIVTWMLIRKSGMAPLDAAHRLPVRAAFGQGWATLLLFVVVAVPLVITSGFLTSALSDWTGGDVSKSVSVIVWIPVVLLITGALLGRKKLPRTGRDWGNLLHGSAPRFGIVGVTVLFAFAGANALAATGLPKQMTALLNGMNLPLWLLAILIGLIVIAVAAPLSATATMAAVGTVGVAALVAAGVPATTAAVAVLVFSSCEAAVPPGGAPLYVACGIADVNPLKTFARLLTHYALPLLVIGVLIILGVLPI; via the coding sequence ATGATCGGCATCTGGGCACTGGGCGCCTACCTTGCCGTGATCCTGCTTTGGACGACTGCAATCAAGCGCAGCGTGGGGGAGGCCATGATCCTGGGCTTCCTGGTGGTCCTGCCGTTTACCGGGGCCGCCGCGGCACAGGTGGGTTGGTCAGCGTTCTACTCGGCAGCGACCGACGAGATTGTCTACGCCACCATGGCGTTCGTCTTCATGGGCTACCTGCTGGATAAGGGCGGCGTCCTGGACCGGTTGATCGACCTGCTGAACTCGCTGATCGGCGGGGTGAAGGGCGGTCCGGCGTGGGTCTCCACCGTGGCCTCGGCAGGCCTGGGCGGAGTGGTCCACAACCAGGCAGCCATCGCCGCAACGGTGGGCTCGGTGACCATTCCCTGGATGGAAAAATCCAAGCTGGACAAGCCTGCTGCCGCAACCCTCGTGGCCGGGAACGCCGGGATGGGCATCACCTTCCCGTTCAGCGCCTCCATGTTCGTCCTCGTAGGCTCCGCTACGGTGGGGCCCCTGCTGGATATCAACGCCCTGGTCCTTCCCCTGCTGTTCGGCGGCCTGTGGTGCTTCCTGCACCGGCTCATCGTCACCTGGATGCTCATCAGGAAAAGCGGAATGGCACCGCTCGATGCCGCCCACCGCCTGCCTGTACGGGCTGCGTTCGGCCAGGGGTGGGCCACGCTCCTGCTGTTCGTCGTCGTCGCCGTCCCGTTGGTGATCACCTCAGGGTTCCTCACCTCGGCGCTCTCCGACTGGACCGGTGGGGATGTCAGCAAGTCCGTCAGCGTGATCGTGTGGATCCCGGTGGTCCTCCTCATTACGGGTGCCCTGCTGGGCCGGAAGAAACTGCCCCGCACCGGCCGCGACTGGGGAAACCTGCTGCACGGTTCGGCCCCGCGGTTCGGCATCGTGGGCGTTACGGTGCTCTTCGCCTTCGCCGGAGCCAATGCCCTCGCCGCCACGGGCCTTCCCAAGCAAATGACCGCCCTGCTGAACGGGATGAACCTTCCCCTCTGGCTGCTCGCCATCCTGATCGGGCTGATTGTCATCGCGGTCGCGGCCCCGCTGTCCGCGACAGCCACCATGGCCGCCGTCGGAACGGTCGGTGTCGCAGCCCTCGTTGCGGCCGGTGTTCCGGCCACCACCGCTGCCGTGGCTGTCCTGGTGTTCTCCTCCTGCGAGGCGGCGGTCCCGCCCGGGGGCGCGCCGCTCTATGTTGCCTGCGGCATCGCGGACGTCAACCCCCTCAAGACCTTCGCCCGCCTGCTCACCCACTATGCGCTGCCCCTGCTGGTCATCGGCGTGCTGATCATCCTCGGCGTCCTGCCGATCTAA
- a CDS encoding cyclase family protein: MTAHGTFPTYAELLAREGDLAGTSWGLFPEPDRGTPSFITPAAVLEARNSIRTGTVFGLDYPADAFDPGMSLKRGAPRHTIYSSHPAHRDDYLDGYYLQGSTQIDGLRHRRADDVGFYNGVPDHRVTEGTPDLGVQEWAEHPIAGRGVLVDLEGFRNGMGQPIDHAAGEPLGFDLIHAAMESQSLATCPGDILMLHTGWCEWFLALDPEAKQRLRESRKATGVAQSQEFVAWAWDSRFAVIAADNFAFECLPAVPGSPYRESAVNDHGMMHQQLLAKLGMPLGELWRLGPLARHMRSSGRWDAFISIKPLNITGGTGSPANATAIM; encoded by the coding sequence ATGACTGCCCACGGAACGTTTCCCACTTACGCGGAACTCCTGGCGAGGGAGGGCGACCTGGCGGGAACATCCTGGGGCCTCTTTCCGGAGCCCGACAGGGGTACACCGTCCTTCATCACCCCCGCGGCCGTCCTGGAAGCCAGGAACAGCATCCGCACCGGTACCGTGTTCGGCCTGGACTATCCCGCCGACGCCTTTGATCCGGGGATGTCGCTCAAGCGCGGAGCACCCCGGCACACCATCTACTCCTCCCATCCCGCCCACCGCGATGACTACCTTGACGGCTATTACCTCCAGGGGTCGACGCAGATTGACGGGCTCCGGCACCGCCGGGCCGATGACGTGGGGTTCTACAACGGCGTCCCGGACCACCGGGTCACTGAAGGCACCCCGGACCTGGGGGTCCAGGAATGGGCCGAGCACCCCATCGCCGGCCGGGGCGTGCTGGTGGACCTCGAGGGCTTCCGGAACGGCATGGGCCAGCCCATCGACCACGCAGCCGGGGAACCGCTGGGCTTCGACCTGATCCACGCGGCCATGGAGTCCCAGTCCCTGGCCACCTGTCCCGGCGACATTCTGATGCTCCACACCGGGTGGTGCGAATGGTTCCTCGCCCTGGACCCGGAGGCGAAACAGCGGCTCCGTGAAAGCCGGAAGGCAACAGGCGTGGCGCAGTCGCAGGAGTTCGTGGCCTGGGCGTGGGACAGCCGGTTTGCCGTGATCGCCGCCGACAACTTTGCCTTCGAGTGCCTCCCCGCGGTCCCGGGAAGCCCCTACCGGGAGTCCGCGGTCAACGACCACGGCATGATGCACCAGCAGCTCCTGGCCAAGCTCGGCATGCCCCTGGGCGAGCTGTGGCGGCTCGGCCCGCTGGCTCGGCACATGCGCAGCTCGGGCAGGTGGGACGCGTTCATCAGCATCAAGCCGCTGAACATTACCGGCGGCACCGGATCCCCGGCCAACGCCACCGCCATCATGTGA
- a CDS encoding MOSC domain-containing protein, with translation MPEMFRYDVEILHLLVSPAHAYFGRARDGAADVPTTDAPQAEVVAGKGIVGDRFFGKAAHMDAAVTLFAVESLEAIAAELGSAPFDPLLTRRNVVLRGAQLAPLLGQDFVLESGGSSVALHGGRHAQPCAWMNEMLAPGAHPAMRGRGGIRCRAVSSGFLHRGPAVLVSPVPLDPARAGEASVLRPSRLP, from the coding sequence ATGCCCGAAATGTTCCGGTACGACGTCGAGATCCTGCACCTGCTGGTATCCCCCGCGCATGCTTACTTTGGCCGAGCCCGGGACGGCGCCGCCGACGTTCCCACCACTGATGCTCCGCAGGCTGAGGTGGTGGCCGGCAAGGGCATCGTGGGCGACCGGTTCTTCGGCAAGGCCGCGCACATGGATGCTGCGGTGACCCTGTTCGCCGTCGAGTCCCTCGAGGCCATCGCCGCAGAGTTGGGCTCGGCGCCGTTCGATCCGCTGCTGACCCGCCGGAACGTGGTGCTGCGCGGGGCCCAGCTGGCCCCACTGTTGGGGCAGGACTTCGTGCTGGAATCCGGCGGCTCCTCGGTGGCCCTGCACGGCGGGCGGCACGCCCAGCCGTGCGCATGGATGAACGAAATGCTCGCCCCCGGCGCCCATCCGGCCATGCGTGGCCGCGGGGGCATCCGCTGCCGGGCCGTCTCCAGCGGCTTCCTGCACCGGGGTCCTGCCGTGCTGGTCAGCCCTGTGCCGCTGGACCCTGCCCGGGCAGGCGAGGCCAGCGTCCTGCGGCCGTCCCGGCTGCCCTAG
- a CDS encoding alpha/beta hydrolase has product MKTSPAGQASAPPRKRTALFWASAGCAAALTGVALWMLAGNPAVLGGHPLLPCILLAAAAAGAAWAALLWLRRDVPRPRSRVRAIGAWAGRLAVLALAAGLAWLNPFAYQPGPTAEAGPASDLTVTETDTAITMAPDAARTTKGLVFYPGARVDARAYQDVLAPAVGAGYRVVILKEPLGLSLLDGNQARSAIEDNPDIATWAVGGHSLGGVSASSFALANTDITGLVLYASYPVESLRGRTGLSVLSVSGTKDGLSTPDKIQASRELLPPDTEFAAVQGGVHAFFGDYGDQPGDGEPGISRSAAQQQIGAATVSFLGQLPGSR; this is encoded by the coding sequence ATGAAGACTTCACCGGCCGGCCAAGCCAGTGCGCCGCCCAGGAAACGGACGGCCCTGTTCTGGGCATCGGCAGGGTGCGCCGCCGCCCTGACCGGAGTTGCGCTGTGGATGCTGGCAGGCAACCCCGCCGTCCTGGGCGGCCACCCGCTGCTGCCGTGCATCCTGCTGGCCGCGGCAGCCGCCGGTGCAGCCTGGGCAGCCCTGCTCTGGCTCCGCCGCGATGTGCCCCGGCCCCGCTCCCGCGTCCGGGCCATCGGCGCGTGGGCCGGCAGGCTGGCCGTCCTGGCCCTCGCCGCCGGGCTCGCCTGGCTCAACCCCTTCGCCTATCAGCCGGGCCCGACGGCGGAGGCCGGGCCTGCGTCGGACCTCACCGTCACCGAAACGGACACCGCCATCACCATGGCGCCCGACGCAGCCAGAACCACCAAGGGGCTCGTCTTCTACCCGGGAGCACGCGTTGATGCCCGGGCCTACCAGGACGTCCTGGCTCCCGCGGTCGGTGCCGGGTACCGGGTGGTCATCCTGAAGGAACCGCTCGGGCTCAGCCTGCTGGACGGCAACCAGGCCCGCAGCGCCATCGAGGACAACCCGGACATCGCTACGTGGGCGGTGGGCGGCCACTCCCTGGGCGGGGTGTCCGCATCGTCATTCGCCCTGGCGAACACCGACATCACCGGCCTGGTGCTGTACGCCTCCTACCCGGTGGAATCGCTGCGGGGACGGACCGGCCTTTCCGTCCTGTCCGTCTCCGGGACCAAGGACGGTCTCAGCACGCCGGACAAGATCCAGGCCTCCCGGGAACTCCTGCCTCCGGATACTGAGTTCGCCGCCGTCCAGGGCGGAGTGCACGCGTTCTTCGGCGACTACGGTGATCAACCCGGCGACGGCGAGCCCGGCATCAGCCGCAGCGCCGCGCAGCAGCAGATTGGCGCCGCCACCGTCAGCTTCCTGGGCCAGCTGCCGGGAAGCCGCTGA